Genomic DNA from Anabaena sphaerica FACHB-251:
TGCATTTGATGGCTTAGGATATGGTGAGGATAGTACCTTATGGGGAGGAGAATTTTTACTAGCTGATTATTATGAAAGTAGGCGTTTAGCCACATTTAAACCAGTGGCAATGATAGGAGGAGAACAAGCAATTTATCAACCTTGGCGAAACACCTACTCCCAATTTCAAAGCGCATTTAAATGGGAAGAACTAAAACAACAATATTGTGATTTAGAAATTATTAAATTTCTTGAACAAAAACCATTAAAGCTACTCAACCAGATGATAGAGAAAGGTATTAACTCACCTGTAGCATCATCAGTTGGGAGGTTATTCGATGCAGTAGCAGCAGCAACAGGTATTTGTCGAGAAGAATGCAGCTATGAAGGACAAGCAGCTATAGAAATGGAAGCCATAGCTAATATTAACATATTAAACAATGATGAAGAAACTATAAATTATCCCTTTAAATTTGAAAACTTAGATAAAATTTATTGTATAGACCCTGCCCCGATGTGGGAGGGGATATTGAAAGACCTACAGCAGCAAATTTCACCATCAGAAATAGCTGCGAAATTTCATATAAGTTTGGCTAGTGTAATTACCACAATAGTTAAACAATTGTCCCAAAATTACGAATTTACTCAAGTTGCATTAACAGGAGGAGTATTTCAGAACCGTATTCTTTTAGAACAAGTAACCAAACGCTTACAAAAAATAGATATACCAGTTCTCACTCATAGCATAGTACCTGCAAACGATGGAGGTTTATCACTAGGACAGGCTGTTATTGCTGCTGCTAATTACTTAAAGGTGACAGGTGACAGGTGACAGAGTTACAAGTTTTGTAATGTCTTATTTTTAATAAGATAACTGTATGTTTTCATGCAACTAACAACCTATATAAAAACCTCTGCGTCCTCTGCGCCTCTGCGGTTCGTATTAAAAAAAGGAAAATAAAAATGTGTTTAGGAATACCCGGACAAATTGTAGAAATAACCAACCCAGAACATAAACTAGCCATGGTTAACGTTGGGGGAGTGAAACGCCAAATAAACATAGCTTGTATCGTCGATGAACAACATCCACCCGAAAAATGTATAGGAGACTGGGTACTCGTTCACGTTGGTTTTGCAATGAACCGTATTAACGAACAAGAAGCAGCCGAAACATTACAACTTCTCCAAGAAATAGCCCAAGCTTACACTTAAAATCTCTTTTCTTTCTTCCTTCTTCCTTCTTCCTTCGTGTCCTTCGTGCCTTCGTGGTTTATTAAAAAAATGAAATATGTAGACGAATTTCGCAACCCCGAAAAAGCCCAAGCCTTACAAAAAGAGATCGAAAAACTCAGCCAACAAATAGATAAACATCTCAAAATAATGGAAGTATGCGGCGGTCATACCCATTCTATCTTTAAATACGGCATCGAAGAAATATTACCCGATAATATCGAATTAATTCATGGTCCTGGTTGTCCAGTGTGCGTCATGCCTAAAGGTAGAATAGATGATGCGATCGCACTTTGTCAAAACCCCAACATCATCTTCACCACATTTGGCGACGCAATGCGCGTACCCGGTTCAAAAACCAGCCTCTTGCAAGCCAAAGCCCAGGGTGCAGATATTCGCATGGTTTACTCACCCTTGGATAGTTTAAAAATTGCCAAAGAAAATCCAAATAAAGAAATAGTATTCTTCGGTTTAGGCTTTGAAACCACCGCCCCCAGCACCGCATTTACCATCCTCCAAGCAGCCGCAGAAAACATCACTAACTTTAGTTTATTTTCCAATCATGTATTAGTTATTCCCGCCCTGCAAGCATTATTAGATAACCCAGACTTAGAACTTGATGGTTTTGTTGGTCCTGGTCATGTCAGCATGGTCATAGGTACAGACCCTTACGAATTTATTTCCCAACAATATCATAAACCCATCGTTATTTCTGGTTTTGAACCATTAGATATTTTCCAATCAATTTGGATGTTGTTAAAACAAATAGTAGAAAACCGTTGTCAAGTAGAAAATCAATATAACCGTTTAGTCGAACCAACTGGAAATAAAAATGCCTTAGCAGCCATGAATCAAGTTTTTGCAATACGTGAAAAATTTGAATGGCGTGGTTTAGGAGAAATACCCAATTCTGGTTTTAAAATACGCGAAGAATACGCCCAATTTGATGCCGAAGTTAAATTTACCATTCCTAACTTAAAAGTTCCAGATCATAAAGCCTGTCAATGTGGCGAAATTCTCAAAGGAGTCTTAAAACCTTGGGAATGTAAAGTATTTGGAACAGCTTGCACACCAGAAACACCCATTGGCACTTGCATGGTTTCTTCCGAAGGTGCTTGTGCAGCATATTATAAATATGGGCGACTTTCAACAATGGCGAAAAAAGCGGAGAAAAAAGCGAAAGTTCCTGTTCCTCTGGGCTAGATAATTGTACACTTTGAGGAAATTCCTATGCCTTTTGTTACTGTTCAAATTGGAAAAGGTCACTCGATAGAAAAGAAGCGGAAATTAGTCCAAGCTGTAACTGATGCTTTGGTTTCTGCTTTGGGAACTAAACCTGAGTGGATAACTGTTCATATTGATGAATTTGAACGGGAAAATTGGGCTGTTGGTGGTGTTTTACATTCTGATAAACACGCCGGAAGGCATGAGGAAACTGGGAGGTAGGTTTTAGGGTGCGTTAGCGTAACGCACCAATTATATTGATTATTAGATAAATTTATAATATTTATTTCGCGCAATCTCCGTCAGGAGATCCCGCAGGGTAGACGCAAAGGAGCAAAGACGCAAAGAAAAGAAAGAAAAGAAAGAGAAGAATTTTTTTAGTTGCAATTCATAATATGTTTAATATGGAAGTTTACAAAAATCAAGAATCTCAAAATCCTCTGTTTCAGAAAATAGAACAAGTGCGCCGTCGCTCCAATAAAATCAAAGATACTCACATTAATTTATCTCATGGTAGTGGTGGTAAAGCCATGCGTGATTTAATTGATGATGTGTTTGTGAAAAGTTTTGATAATCCTATTTTATCACAGTTAGAAGACCAAGCCAGTTTTGATTTAGCGAATCTTGCCAAATTAGGAAATAGATTAGCTTTTACTACAGATTCTTATGTTGTAGACCCCTTATTTTTTCCTGGTTCTGATATAGGAGAATTAGCGGTTAATGGTACTATCAATGATTTAGCTGTCAGTGGTGCAAAACCTTTATATCTCACCTGTAGCGTCATTTTAGAAGAAGGTTTACCTGTGGAAACATTGCGCCGTGTAGCTGCTAGTATGCAAGCCGCAGCGCAAAAAGCAGGAGTACAAATAGTTACAGGTGACACAAAAGTTGTTAATCGTGGTTGTGCTGATAAACTATTTATAAACACCGCTGGAATTGGTATTATTCCTACAGGTATTGATATTTCTCCTAGCAATATCCAACCAGGAGATGTAGTAATTATTAACGGAGAAATCGGAAATCATGGGACAGCAATTTTAATTGCTAGGGGAGAATTAGAATTAGAAACAGATATCGAAAGTGACTGTCAGCCCTTACATGATTTAGTATCTGAAATTATCAAAGTGTGTCCAGAAATTCATGCCATGCGAGACGCAACCAGAGGAGGTTTAGCCACAGTATTAAATGAATTTGCCCTCACAGCAAACGTAGGAATACGCATCAATGAAAACGCCATTCCTGTCAGAGAAGAAGTAAATGGAATGTGTGAAATACTCGGTTTAGATCCTTTATATTTAGCCAACGAAGGAAAAATAGTTATCGTAGCACCCAAAGAAAAAGCCGAGTTAATTTTATCAACAATGAAAAATCATCCC
This window encodes:
- a CDS encoding tautomerase family protein, producing the protein MPFVTVQIGKGHSIEKKRKLVQAVTDALVSALGTKPEWITVHIDEFERENWAVGGVLHSDKHAGRHEETGR
- a CDS encoding HypC/HybG/HupF family hydrogenase formation chaperone, producing the protein MCLGIPGQIVEITNPEHKLAMVNVGGVKRQINIACIVDEQHPPEKCIGDWVLVHVGFAMNRINEQEAAETLQLLQEIAQAYT
- the hypD gene encoding hydrogenase formation protein HypD, producing MKYVDEFRNPEKAQALQKEIEKLSQQIDKHLKIMEVCGGHTHSIFKYGIEEILPDNIELIHGPGCPVCVMPKGRIDDAIALCQNPNIIFTTFGDAMRVPGSKTSLLQAKAQGADIRMVYSPLDSLKIAKENPNKEIVFFGLGFETTAPSTAFTILQAAAENITNFSLFSNHVLVIPALQALLDNPDLELDGFVGPGHVSMVIGTDPYEFISQQYHKPIVISGFEPLDIFQSIWMLLKQIVENRCQVENQYNRLVEPTGNKNALAAMNQVFAIREKFEWRGLGEIPNSGFKIREEYAQFDAEVKFTIPNLKVPDHKACQCGEILKGVLKPWECKVFGTACTPETPIGTCMVSSEGACAAYYKYGRLSTMAKKAEKKAKVPVPLG
- the hypE gene encoding hydrogenase expression/formation protein HypE, encoding MEVYKNQESQNPLFQKIEQVRRRSNKIKDTHINLSHGSGGKAMRDLIDDVFVKSFDNPILSQLEDQASFDLANLAKLGNRLAFTTDSYVVDPLFFPGSDIGELAVNGTINDLAVSGAKPLYLTCSVILEEGLPVETLRRVAASMQAAAQKAGVQIVTGDTKVVNRGCADKLFINTAGIGIIPTGIDISPSNIQPGDVVIINGEIGNHGTAILIARGELELETDIESDCQPLHDLVSEIIKVCPEIHAMRDATRGGLATVLNEFALTANVGIRINENAIPVREEVNGMCEILGLDPLYLANEGKIVIVAPKEKAELILSTMKNHPTGKQASIIGEIIPTPPGIVLLKTAFGAERIVDMLVGDQLPRIC